In Styela clava chromosome 14, kaStyClav1.hap1.2, whole genome shotgun sequence, the following are encoded in one genomic region:
- the LOC120341178 gene encoding uncharacterized protein LOC120341178 isoform X2: MGVKALAGRLGIVSVMFVIVTYIIYLRFPLSLSRNLRSNFSVTSIIAVHTLSDERLNKQRKSSNPSRAGVKSFSDSKSRYVDYETLVPQCDNILINMTQGQWIKRVKIVKYKDHTNQWVQQELILEEELHHFWVKRGIQTRFWRPDRRCGYKNFEQKPPNSTWPQVGSWCNARGKQPCCTDVFNGYCARPSKKTCECPSCVDLRKYIYADVSDWLVTDKRCQWRNYTAAQACDVIERSQINSIHFVGDSFSRNMFRAFAMLITNDTVSGAWHKNTSDLVKGLCTERHQFFWKECRDTLYNISEMYHLGKLCGNRGYANFKATMHPFYNLRFSAQFYDLVVRNLGVPGSLIIVSIGFHVGCLSEREINYYLGPAVNAIEQFYGRPLKQVDPKRLSGRWPQIILSLPLTIGLLKPTAYLNLQNEYKCRKYSRDMAQYAEMHDIRVLDFHPLTTLVQSFDGTHHGLAVNLMKNQILLNFIATLDHGLYV; the protein is encoded by the exons ATGGGAGTAAAAGCATTGGCTGGAAGACTTGGGATAGTTAGTGTCATGTTTGTGATAGTAACCTATATCATTTACCTACGTTTTCCGTTGAGTTTGTCAAGAAATCTACGAAGCAATTTTTCTGTCACCAGTATAATTGCTGTGCATACTCTATCTGATGAAAGACTGAATAAACAGAGAAAGTCTTCAAATCCAAGCCGAGCTGGAGTGAAATCATTCTCCGACTCAAAATCCCGCTACGTGGATTATGAAACCTTGGTCCCACAATGTGATAATATACTGATAAATATGACTCAAGGCCAGTGGATTAAAAGAGTCAAAATAGTAAAATACAAAGACCACACTAATCAATGGGTGCAGCAGGAATTGATTCTTGAAGAAGAATTACACCATTTCTGGGTAAAGCGTGGCATTCAAACTCGATTCTGGAGACCTGACCGAAGATGTGGATATAAAAA TTTCGAACAAAAGCCGCCGAATTCGACATGGCCTCAAGTTGGGAGTTGGTGCAATGCTCGTGGCAAACAACCATGCTGTACAGATGTTTTTAATGGATATTGCGCAAGACCATCAAAAAAGACATGCGAATGTCCATC GTGCGTGGACttgagaaaatatatatatgcagatGTCAGCGATTGGCTTGTTACGGACAAAAGATGCCAGTGGAGGAATTACACAGCTGCACAAGCCTGTGATGTGATAGAAAGATCACAAATCAATAGTATACATTTTGTAGGAGATTCCTTCAGCAGAAACATGTTTCGTGCGTTTGCTATGCTCATAACTAATGACACGGTTTCGGGAGCATGGCACAAAAATACATCAGATTTGGTGAAGGGACTATGCACAGAAAGGCATCAATTTTTCTGGAAAGAGTGTCGTGACACCTTGTACAATATTTCAGAAATGTATCATTTGGGAAAACTATGTGGAAACAGAGGATATGCCAACTTCAAAGCAACCATGCACCCTTTTTACAATTTGCGATTCAGCGCACAGTTTTATGATCTTGTCGTTCGTAATCTTGGTGTGCCTGGATCGTTAATTATAGTCAGTATTGGCTTTCACGTGGGATGTCTTTCAGAACGTGAAATCAATTATTATCTAGGCCCAGCTGTAAATGCAATAGAACAATTTTACGGAAGGCCTCTAAAACAGGTTGACCCAAAGAGGCTTTCCGGAAGATGGCCTCAAATAATACTTTCCCTTCCGTTGACTATTGGGCTACTTAAACCAACTGCTTACTTGAATCTACAAAATGAGTAcaaatgtagaaaatattcCCGAGATATGGCACAATATGCTGAGATGCACGATATCCGCGTACTTGATTTTCATCCACTAACAACACTTGTCCAAAGTTTTGATGGCACGCACCATGGTTTGGCTGTGAATCTCATGAAAAATCagatattattgaattttattgcaACTTTAGATCATGGTTTATACGTCtaa
- the LOC120341178 gene encoding uncharacterized protein LOC120341178 isoform X1: protein MGVKALAGRLGIVSVMFVIVTYIIYLRFPLSLSRNLRSNFSVTSIIAVHTLSDERLNKQRKSSNPSRAGVKSFSDSKSRYVDYETLVPQCDNILINMTQGQWIKRVKIVKYKDHTNQWVQQELILEEELHHFWVKRGIQTRFWRPDRRCGYKNTFCNFSFEQKPPNSTWPQVGSWCNARGKQPCCTDVFNGYCARPSKKTCECPSCVDLRKYIYADVSDWLVTDKRCQWRNYTAAQACDVIERSQINSIHFVGDSFSRNMFRAFAMLITNDTVSGAWHKNTSDLVKGLCTERHQFFWKECRDTLYNISEMYHLGKLCGNRGYANFKATMHPFYNLRFSAQFYDLVVRNLGVPGSLIIVSIGFHVGCLSEREINYYLGPAVNAIEQFYGRPLKQVDPKRLSGRWPQIILSLPLTIGLLKPTAYLNLQNEYKCRKYSRDMAQYAEMHDIRVLDFHPLTTLVQSFDGTHHGLAVNLMKNQILLNFIATLDHGLYV from the exons ATGGGAGTAAAAGCATTGGCTGGAAGACTTGGGATAGTTAGTGTCATGTTTGTGATAGTAACCTATATCATTTACCTACGTTTTCCGTTGAGTTTGTCAAGAAATCTACGAAGCAATTTTTCTGTCACCAGTATAATTGCTGTGCATACTCTATCTGATGAAAGACTGAATAAACAGAGAAAGTCTTCAAATCCAAGCCGAGCTGGAGTGAAATCATTCTCCGACTCAAAATCCCGCTACGTGGATTATGAAACCTTGGTCCCACAATGTGATAATATACTGATAAATATGACTCAAGGCCAGTGGATTAAAAGAGTCAAAATAGTAAAATACAAAGACCACACTAATCAATGGGTGCAGCAGGAATTGATTCTTGAAGAAGAATTACACCATTTCTGGGTAAAGCGTGGCATTCAAACTCGATTCTGGAGACCTGACCGAAGATGTGGATATAAAAA TACCTTCTGCAATTTTAGTTTCGAACAAAAGCCGCCGAATTCGACATGGCCTCAAGTTGGGAGTTGGTGCAATGCTCGTGGCAAACAACCATGCTGTACAGATGTTTTTAATGGATATTGCGCAAGACCATCAAAAAAGACATGCGAATGTCCATC GTGCGTGGACttgagaaaatatatatatgcagatGTCAGCGATTGGCTTGTTACGGACAAAAGATGCCAGTGGAGGAATTACACAGCTGCACAAGCCTGTGATGTGATAGAAAGATCACAAATCAATAGTATACATTTTGTAGGAGATTCCTTCAGCAGAAACATGTTTCGTGCGTTTGCTATGCTCATAACTAATGACACGGTTTCGGGAGCATGGCACAAAAATACATCAGATTTGGTGAAGGGACTATGCACAGAAAGGCATCAATTTTTCTGGAAAGAGTGTCGTGACACCTTGTACAATATTTCAGAAATGTATCATTTGGGAAAACTATGTGGAAACAGAGGATATGCCAACTTCAAAGCAACCATGCACCCTTTTTACAATTTGCGATTCAGCGCACAGTTTTATGATCTTGTCGTTCGTAATCTTGGTGTGCCTGGATCGTTAATTATAGTCAGTATTGGCTTTCACGTGGGATGTCTTTCAGAACGTGAAATCAATTATTATCTAGGCCCAGCTGTAAATGCAATAGAACAATTTTACGGAAGGCCTCTAAAACAGGTTGACCCAAAGAGGCTTTCCGGAAGATGGCCTCAAATAATACTTTCCCTTCCGTTGACTATTGGGCTACTTAAACCAACTGCTTACTTGAATCTACAAAATGAGTAcaaatgtagaaaatattcCCGAGATATGGCACAATATGCTGAGATGCACGATATCCGCGTACTTGATTTTCATCCACTAACAACACTTGTCCAAAGTTTTGATGGCACGCACCATGGTTTGGCTGTGAATCTCATGAAAAATCagatattattgaattttattgcaACTTTAGATCATGGTTTATACGTCtaa
- the LOC120341181 gene encoding transmembrane protein 185B-like → MIDLKTLFKDFNHSKFVVFVCLLPCAILISLKLDQHITWSLWVILTPLWILKLIVVLGAFIGSIEWCRHPEYRHDVDSYTDFKAMLMTLGMQLLLLMFELLVCNKVENNGQNSWIFVFMPLYFVSPVAIAACIWGFKHDRSLELEALLSINILLFIFVALKLDNTIDWGWTVIFIPLWIAMCFPGVAVLYYLVWTLLFFRSTFPGVDRRAHLSDALIWIIVVIPILTFEVLLSYKLDGLNQFPWVNIFIPLFISLLALICSSFGKKGGNKWWFGLREDFCLFLLESCPFMRLYGNVSYKLPKEKDDPNFDELGQTDDTNSWVPDVRYYASADYQFTAKVITSSPTGCGTVVPPTYIESPD, encoded by the exons ATGATTGACCTGAAGACTCTTTTCAAAGACTTCAATCACAG TAAGTTTGTGGTGTTCGTTTGCCTTCTTCCATGTGCAATTCTCATCTCATTAAAACTCGATCAACACATTACTTGGTCGCTGTGGGTGATACTAACTCCACTTTGGATTCTAAAATTGATAGTTGTTTTGGGAGCATTCATTGGAAGCATAGAGTGGTGTCGACATCCAGAGTATAG GCATGATGTTGACAGTTACACTGATTTCAAGGCAATGTTGATGACTCTTGGAATGCAACTTTTATTATTAATGTTTGAATTGCTTGTCTGcaataaagttgaaaataaCGGTCAAAACTCTTGGATATTTGTTTTTATGCCTTTGTATTTTGTCTCACCAGTTGCAATTGCTGCTTGTATTTGGGGCTTCAAGCATGATCGGTCTCTGGAG CTGGAAGCACTTCTTTCCATCAATATACTTTTGTTTATATTTGTTGCACTGAAGCTCGATAACACAATTGATTGGGGCTGGACTGTGATATTTATTCCACTGTGGATTGCAATGTGTTTTCCAGGAGTtgctgttttatattatttagtttGGACTTTGTTATTCTTCAG ATCGACTTTTCCTGGTGTTGACAGAAGAGCTCATTTATCGGACGCTTTGATATGGATAATTGTTGTTATTCCTATTTTAACATTTGAG GTGTTACTGTCGTACAAACTGGATGGTTTAAATCAATTTCCATGGGTTAATATCTTCATACCATTGTTCATAAGCTTGTTAGCTTTGATATGTAGCTCATTTGGTAAGAAAGGAGGAAACAAAT GGTGGTTTGGTTTACGAGAAGATTTCTGTCTGTTTTTGCTCGAATCATGTCCGTTCATGCGACTATATGGCAACGTATCATACAAACTTCCCAAAGAAAAAGATGATCCAAATTTTGATGAACTCGGTCAAACAGATGATACGAATTCATGGGTGCCAGATGTTCGATATTATGCATCAGCTGATTACCAATTTACTGCTAAAGTCATCACCAGCAGTCCTACTGGTTGTGGAACTGTGGTACCTCCTACATATATTGAGAGCCCAGATTGA